One region of Parambassis ranga chromosome 12, fParRan2.1, whole genome shotgun sequence genomic DNA includes:
- the ak1 gene encoding adenylate kinase isoenzyme 1, translating into MADKIKDAKIIFVVGGPGSGKGTQCEKIVTKYGYTHLSSGDLLRAEVSSGSERGKQLQAIMQKGELVPLDTVLDMIKDAMIAKADVSKGFLIDGYPREVKQGEEFEKKIGKPCLLLYVDAKAETMVKRLLKRGETSGRSDDNEETIKKRLDLYYKATEPVIAFYESRGIVRKVDSELPVDEVFSQVSKAIDGL; encoded by the exons ATGGCAG ACAAAATTAAAGACGCAAAGATCATCTTTGTTGTGG GTGGGCCTGGCTCTGGAAAGGGCACTCAGTGTGAGAAGATCGTTACAAAGTATGGCTACACCCACCTGTCATCTGGGGATCTGCTCCGTGCTGAAGTGTCCTCTGGCTCAGAGAGGGGCAAGCAGCTCCAGGCCATCATGCAGAAGGGAGAGCTTGTGCCCCTG GACACAGTCTTAGACATGATTAAGGATGCCATGATCGCCAAGGCTGATGTGTCCAAGGGCTTCCTTATTGATGGCTATCCCCGTGAGGTGAAGCAAGGAGAGGAGTTCGAGAAGAAG ATTGGCAAACCCTGTCTGCTGCTGTACGTGGACGCCAAAGCAGAGACCATGGTCAAGAGGCTTTTGAAACGCGGCGAGACCAGTGGCCGTTCTGATGATAATGAGGAGACCATCAAGAAGCGCCTGGACCTGTATTACAAAGCAACTGAGCCAGTCATTGCCTTCTATGAGAGCCGCGGCATTGTCCGTAAG GTTGACTCTGAGCTGCCAGTGGATGAAGTCTTCTCCCAAGTCAGCAAGGCTATTGATGGACTGTAG
- the gpsm1b gene encoding G-protein-signaling modulator 1b isoform X2, translated as MAQSAANGVDQDLASKRLHSRMEASCLELALEGERLCKAGDFKGGTAFFEAAVQVGTEDLKTLSAIYSQLGNAYFYLKEYGKALEYHRHDLTLARTIGDRIGEGKASGNLGNTLKVLGRFDEAVVCCQRHLDISQEQGDKVGEARALYNIGNVFHAKGKQQLWGCTQEPGDLPSDVRDTLQRATGFYEMNLCLVKELGDRAAQGRAYGNLGNTHYLLGNFVEAIKFHRQRLSIAKEFGDKAAERRAYSNLGNALIFLGQFNTATEYYRKTLQLSRQLRDQVMEAQACYSLGNTYTLLQQYERAIEYHLKHLYIAQELTDRVGEGRACWSLGNAFVSLGNHKKALHYARKHLEISKEIGDRNGELTARMNVEQLMEALGVNESDLSPSSSEFEMQGARPKFTKRNSMDSVELWKYPSDKNGENQDLESISRRSKSQLSQPGKRKGYPDSQSSDERPWLDSPVDTDDITVQVPPPVPLGRDPSDEDCFFDLLSKFQSSRMDDQRCHLDEPQNGDSGEGATNSLNDMIDPSITTSPQTEELFDLIASSQSRRLDDQRVNVGSLPGLRITHNNLGHLVGEGDHQEPSDDFFNMLIKCQSSRIDDQRCSPPETGPHAPTVPDEDFFSLIQRVQAKRMDEQRVQLPTDDQDEPHSPDPEPPSGFSS; from the exons ATGGCTCAGTCGGCTGCTAACGGCGTGGACCAGGATTTGGCCAGCAAGAGGCTGCACTCAAG GATGGAGGCCTCTTGTCTGGAGTTGGCTTTGGAAGGAGAGCGACTGTGCAAGGCTGGGGACTTCAAAGGGGGGACAGCATTTTTTGAGGCAGCTGTACAGGTGGGCACAGAAGACCTGAAGACCCTCAGTGCCATCTACAGCCAGCTGGGCAACGCATACTTTTACCTAAAGGAGTACGGCAAAGCCTTAGAATATCACAGACATGATCTTACCTTGGCCAG AACAATAGGAGACCGAATCGGCGAGGGGAAAGCCAGTGGTAACCTTGGTAACACATTAAAAGTGTTGGGACGCTTTGACGAGGCCGTTGTCTGCTGTCAAAGACATCTGGATATTTCTCAAGAGCAGGGCGACAAG GTTGGAGAGGCCAGAGCTTTGTATAACATTGGGAACGTGTTTCACGCGAAGGGCAAACAGCAGTTGTGGGGTTGCACCCAGGAACCAGGGGACCTTCCTTCTGATGTCAGAGACACATTGCAAAGGGCTACTGGATTTTATGA AATGAACTTGTGTTTGGTCAAAGAGCTTGGTGACCGAGCTGCTCAGGGAAGGGCCTATGGGAATCTGGGCAACACCCACTACCTGCTGGGTAACTTTGTTGAAGCTATCAAGTTCCACCGTCAG agattGTCCATAGCCAAAGAATTTGGGGACAAAGCTGCTGAACGGCGAGCTTACAGTAACCTTGGCAATGCCCTGATATTCTTAGGACAGTTCAACACAGCTACTGAGTACTACAG AAAAACTCTGCAGCTGTCCAGGCAGCTGAGGGACCAGGTGATGGAGGCGCAGGCCTGTTACAGCCTGGGGAACACCTACACTCTTTTACAGCAGTATGAAAGGGCAATAGAATACCACCTGAAACACCTGTACATAGCCCAGGAACTTACTGACAG GGTTGGAGAGGGCCGTGCCTGCTGGAGTCTTGGAAATGCATTTGTGTCTTTAGGGAACCACAAAAAAGCTCTTCACTATGCTCGAAAACACCTGGAAATCTCCAAAGAA ATTGGAGACAGAAATGGGGAGCTGACGGCCAGAATGAACGTGGAGCAGCTGATGGAGGCATTGGGGGTCAATGAGAGCGACCTTTCACCTTCCAGTTCAGAGTTTGAAATGCAAG GAGCAAGACCCAAATTCACGAAGAGAAATAGCATGGACAGTGTAGAACTGTGGAAGTACCCTTCAGATAAG AATGGTGAGAACCAAGACTTGGAAAGTATATCTAGGAGATCAAAGAGTCAGCTGTCACAGCCTGGCAAAAGAAAAGGTTATCCTGACAGTCAGTCATCAGATGAAAGGCCCTGGTTGGACTCTCCTGTTGACACCGATGACATCACTGTGCAAGTCCCCCCTCCAGTGCCA CTGGGCCGTGACCCCTCCGATGAAGACTGCTTCTTCGACCTTCTTAGCAAGTTCCAGAGCAGCCGCATGGATGACCAGCGCTGCCATCTTGATGAGCCACAGAACGGAGACAGCGGTGAAGGTGCTACTAACTCCCTGAACGACATGATAG ATCCATCAATTACCACTTCCCCCCAGACTGAGGAGCTGTTTGACTTAATTGCTAGCTCTCAAAGTCGCCGTCTTGATGACCAGCGTGTTAATGTTGGAAGCCTTCCAGGCCTGAGGATTACCCACAACAACTTGGGACATCTGGTGGGTGAGGGAGACCATCAAGAACCCAGCGATGACTTCTTCAACATGCTTATCAAGTGCCAG TCCTCCAGGATTGATGATCAGAGGTGCTCCCCTCCAGAAACGGGCCCACATGCCCCTACAGTGCCTGATGAAGACTTCTTCAGTCTAATCCAGAGGGTGCAGGCCAAGCGCATGGACGAGCAGCGCGTCCAGCTGCCAACAGACGACCAGGATGAACCCCACTCCCCTGATCCAGAGCCACCCAGCGGATTTTCCAGTTAG
- the gpsm1b gene encoding G-protein-signaling modulator 1b isoform X1, which produces MAQSAANGVDQDLASKRLHSRMEASCLELALEGERLCKAGDFKGGTAFFEAAVQVGTEDLKTLSAIYSQLGNAYFYLKEYGKALEYHRHDLTLARTIGDRIGEGKASGNLGNTLKVLGRFDEAVVCCQRHLDISQEQGDKVGEARALYNIGNVFHAKGKQQLWGCTQEPGDLPSDVRDTLQRATGFYEMNLCLVKELGDRAAQGRAYGNLGNTHYLLGNFVEAIKFHRQRLSIAKEFGDKAAERRAYSNLGNALIFLGQFNTATEYYRKTLQLSRQLRDQVMEAQACYSLGNTYTLLQQYERAIEYHLKHLYIAQELTDRVGEGRACWSLGNAFVSLGNHKKALHYARKHLEISKEIGDRNGELTARMNVEQLMEALGVNESDLSPSSSEFEMQGARPKFTKRNSMDSVELWKYPSDKNGENQDLESISRRSKSQLSQPGKRKGYPDSQSSDERPWLDSPVDTDDITVQVPPPVPKLGRDPSDEDCFFDLLSKFQSSRMDDQRCHLDEPQNGDSGEGATNSLNDMIDPSITTSPQTEELFDLIASSQSRRLDDQRVNVGSLPGLRITHNNLGHLVGEGDHQEPSDDFFNMLIKCQSSRIDDQRCSPPETGPHAPTVPDEDFFSLIQRVQAKRMDEQRVQLPTDDQDEPHSPDPEPPSGFSS; this is translated from the exons ATGGCTCAGTCGGCTGCTAACGGCGTGGACCAGGATTTGGCCAGCAAGAGGCTGCACTCAAG GATGGAGGCCTCTTGTCTGGAGTTGGCTTTGGAAGGAGAGCGACTGTGCAAGGCTGGGGACTTCAAAGGGGGGACAGCATTTTTTGAGGCAGCTGTACAGGTGGGCACAGAAGACCTGAAGACCCTCAGTGCCATCTACAGCCAGCTGGGCAACGCATACTTTTACCTAAAGGAGTACGGCAAAGCCTTAGAATATCACAGACATGATCTTACCTTGGCCAG AACAATAGGAGACCGAATCGGCGAGGGGAAAGCCAGTGGTAACCTTGGTAACACATTAAAAGTGTTGGGACGCTTTGACGAGGCCGTTGTCTGCTGTCAAAGACATCTGGATATTTCTCAAGAGCAGGGCGACAAG GTTGGAGAGGCCAGAGCTTTGTATAACATTGGGAACGTGTTTCACGCGAAGGGCAAACAGCAGTTGTGGGGTTGCACCCAGGAACCAGGGGACCTTCCTTCTGATGTCAGAGACACATTGCAAAGGGCTACTGGATTTTATGA AATGAACTTGTGTTTGGTCAAAGAGCTTGGTGACCGAGCTGCTCAGGGAAGGGCCTATGGGAATCTGGGCAACACCCACTACCTGCTGGGTAACTTTGTTGAAGCTATCAAGTTCCACCGTCAG agattGTCCATAGCCAAAGAATTTGGGGACAAAGCTGCTGAACGGCGAGCTTACAGTAACCTTGGCAATGCCCTGATATTCTTAGGACAGTTCAACACAGCTACTGAGTACTACAG AAAAACTCTGCAGCTGTCCAGGCAGCTGAGGGACCAGGTGATGGAGGCGCAGGCCTGTTACAGCCTGGGGAACACCTACACTCTTTTACAGCAGTATGAAAGGGCAATAGAATACCACCTGAAACACCTGTACATAGCCCAGGAACTTACTGACAG GGTTGGAGAGGGCCGTGCCTGCTGGAGTCTTGGAAATGCATTTGTGTCTTTAGGGAACCACAAAAAAGCTCTTCACTATGCTCGAAAACACCTGGAAATCTCCAAAGAA ATTGGAGACAGAAATGGGGAGCTGACGGCCAGAATGAACGTGGAGCAGCTGATGGAGGCATTGGGGGTCAATGAGAGCGACCTTTCACCTTCCAGTTCAGAGTTTGAAATGCAAG GAGCAAGACCCAAATTCACGAAGAGAAATAGCATGGACAGTGTAGAACTGTGGAAGTACCCTTCAGATAAG AATGGTGAGAACCAAGACTTGGAAAGTATATCTAGGAGATCAAAGAGTCAGCTGTCACAGCCTGGCAAAAGAAAAGGTTATCCTGACAGTCAGTCATCAGATGAAAGGCCCTGGTTGGACTCTCCTGTTGACACCGATGACATCACTGTGCAAGTCCCCCCTCCAGTGCCA AAGCTGGGCCGTGACCCCTCCGATGAAGACTGCTTCTTCGACCTTCTTAGCAAGTTCCAGAGCAGCCGCATGGATGACCAGCGCTGCCATCTTGATGAGCCACAGAACGGAGACAGCGGTGAAGGTGCTACTAACTCCCTGAACGACATGATAG ATCCATCAATTACCACTTCCCCCCAGACTGAGGAGCTGTTTGACTTAATTGCTAGCTCTCAAAGTCGCCGTCTTGATGACCAGCGTGTTAATGTTGGAAGCCTTCCAGGCCTGAGGATTACCCACAACAACTTGGGACATCTGGTGGGTGAGGGAGACCATCAAGAACCCAGCGATGACTTCTTCAACATGCTTATCAAGTGCCAG TCCTCCAGGATTGATGATCAGAGGTGCTCCCCTCCAGAAACGGGCCCACATGCCCCTACAGTGCCTGATGAAGACTTCTTCAGTCTAATCCAGAGGGTGCAGGCCAAGCGCATGGACGAGCAGCGCGTCCAGCTGCCAACAGACGACCAGGATGAACCCCACTCCCCTGATCCAGAGCCACCCAGCGGATTTTCCAGTTAG